One genomic window of Bartonella sp. HY038 includes the following:
- a CDS encoding M20 aminoacylase family protein, producing the protein MIKLRHQLHQLPELGFHETQTSKTVAEKLKSWGYDVVEGIAGTGIVATLQQGTGKKILAIRADMDALPIVENTDLAYASKNDGVMHACGHDGHTTTLLTAARCISERKDFSGTVRLIFQPAEEGLGGAKKMIEEGLFTKFPCDAVFGYHNVPGIALGQFCFIPAIATAGSDRVRITIHGRSGHGAQPQKAIDPILIGSAIVSGLQSIISRNIAPNDAAVITVGSFIAGDAFNIIPETAELRLTVRSYDANIRALLETRIKELVQGYGAAYGATIDVEYRAVTPSVYNDEKLTQLAQRVAVKNFGPEKLFRQNEPFSFSEDFAYMLEQCPGCYLFIGNGNSANLHNDHYNFNDEIIEVGASFWVHLVEEFLQ; encoded by the coding sequence ATGATAAAATTGCGTCATCAACTACACCAGCTCCCAGAATTAGGGTTTCATGAAACTCAAACCTCAAAAACTGTTGCTGAAAAGCTAAAATCTTGGGGCTATGATGTTGTCGAAGGTATAGCGGGTACAGGAATTGTTGCAACTCTGCAGCAAGGGACAGGTAAAAAAATATTGGCAATTAGAGCTGATATGGATGCTTTACCCATTGTTGAAAATACAGACCTTGCTTATGCTAGTAAGAATGACGGTGTTATGCATGCTTGCGGTCATGATGGACACACGACGACACTTCTTACAGCCGCACGCTGTATTTCGGAGCGAAAAGATTTTTCGGGCACTGTTCGGTTGATATTTCAACCTGCCGAAGAAGGTTTGGGCGGCGCTAAAAAAATGATTGAGGAGGGGCTATTTACCAAATTTCCTTGTGATGCTGTTTTTGGCTATCATAATGTTCCTGGTATAGCGTTGGGGCAATTTTGCTTTATTCCCGCAATAGCAACAGCGGGCTCAGATCGCGTGCGAATTACCATACATGGTCGTAGTGGGCATGGTGCGCAACCGCAAAAAGCCATTGACCCAATTTTAATTGGTAGCGCCATTGTTTCTGGCCTCCAATCGATTATTTCTCGTAATATTGCTCCCAATGATGCCGCAGTTATTACGGTTGGTAGCTTTATTGCAGGTGATGCTTTTAATATTATTCCAGAAACTGCAGAATTGCGGTTAACGGTTCGTAGTTACGATGCCAATATTCGCGCCTTGCTTGAAACGCGGATAAAAGAACTGGTGCAAGGTTATGGGGCAGCTTACGGAGCAACTATTGATGTTGAATATCGCGCAGTTACGCCTTCGGTTTATAATGATGAAAAATTAACACAACTTGCGCAAAGGGTTGCCGTTAAAAATTTTGGTCCAGAGAAGCTTTTCCGACAAAATGAGCCATTTTCATTTAGTGAAGATTTTGCTTATATGTTGGAGCAATGTCCCGGCTGCTATCTCTTTATTGGCAATGGGAATTCCGCTAATTTACATAATGATCACTATAACTTCAATGATGAAATAATTGAAGTTGGTGCAAGCTTTTGGGTGCATTTGGTTGAGGAATTTTTGCAGTAA
- a CDS encoding MFS transporter, with the protein MGDVSQAPENKAVSRKVITAAVMGGALEWYDFGAYALFAFVISKQFFPAENEVVSLLLTFITFAVGFVTRPLGAIVLGAYSDRVGRKSALSLTMLLMALGMAIIAFCPTYAQIGIFAPIIIVIARLIQGISAGGEIGSALSILVETAPKHKRGQYAAWQQVSQTGAFLVAGLVGWSITSLLDADQVASWGWRVAFAFGMLVAPVGFYIRKQIDESPEFLAQNAKGPKEHVPFAVLAKNNGKALLIGIGIVIIWTVTSKTASSFMPTYAITNLKMELSSPYLGMIVVGIVLLFCPFVGAWSDRIGRKPIMIGAAAAIFVSAYPAFWILSAYPTVWVLIAQQFFYAVLMVFYTAPASAALSELYPTAFRSSGISLSYNIAVTIFGGFSPVISTALIGFTGDNRAIAYYIMFAALVSIIALCAANFSKPSKA; encoded by the coding sequence ATGGGAGACGTTTCGCAGGCACCTGAAAATAAAGCTGTATCACGAAAAGTCATTACAGCTGCCGTCATGGGCGGTGCATTGGAGTGGTATGATTTTGGTGCTTATGCTTTATTCGCATTTGTAATTTCAAAGCAGTTTTTTCCAGCAGAAAATGAAGTCGTATCACTGCTTTTAACCTTTATTACATTTGCAGTTGGTTTTGTAACACGTCCTTTAGGGGCTATTGTATTAGGTGCTTATTCTGATCGCGTTGGACGTAAGTCAGCTCTTTCATTAACAATGTTGCTAATGGCACTAGGTATGGCAATTATCGCATTTTGTCCAACCTATGCACAAATTGGTATTTTTGCACCGATCATTATTGTGATTGCACGTCTTATTCAGGGGATTTCTGCGGGGGGGGAAATAGGTAGTGCCTTATCTATTCTCGTTGAAACTGCCCCAAAGCATAAAAGAGGTCAATATGCTGCTTGGCAACAAGTTAGCCAAACGGGCGCCTTTTTAGTGGCTGGCCTTGTTGGTTGGAGTATTACATCTCTTTTAGATGCTGATCAGGTAGCTAGTTGGGGTTGGCGTGTGGCTTTTGCATTTGGTATGCTTGTTGCGCCTGTCGGCTTCTATATTAGAAAGCAGATTGATGAGTCTCCAGAATTCTTAGCTCAGAATGCAAAAGGTCCAAAAGAACATGTCCCATTTGCAGTGCTTGCAAAAAACAACGGTAAAGCGCTACTAATTGGTATTGGTATTGTGATTATTTGGACCGTCACAAGTAAAACAGCTAGCTCATTTATGCCAACTTATGCGATTACTAATTTAAAGATGGAGCTATCTTCGCCTTATCTTGGTATGATTGTTGTTGGTATTGTATTGCTATTTTGTCCATTCGTCGGTGCATGGTCTGATCGTATTGGTCGTAAACCTATTATGATTGGAGCGGCTGCTGCTATTTTTGTAAGTGCTTATCCAGCATTTTGGATATTATCAGCCTATCCAACTGTGTGGGTATTGATAGCGCAGCAATTTTTCTATGCAGTTTTAATGGTGTTTTATACAGCGCCAGCGTCTGCTGCACTTTCAGAATTATACCCAACAGCGTTTAGATCATCAGGAATTTCTTTATCCTATAATATTGCGGTTACTATTTTTGGTGGATTTTCGCCAGTTATTTCTACCGCACTTATCGGCTTTACTGGTGATAACCGCGCCATTGCTTATTATATTATGTTTGCAGCATTGGTGAGCATCATAGCACTTTGTGCCGCCAATTTCTCAAAACCTTCTAAGGCTTAA
- the gcvT gene encoding glycine cleavage system aminomethyltransferase GcvT, with product MGDIDSNLKELPLKAMHEAAGAKFGGFAGWHMPITYPLGVMKEHLHTRSAVGLFDISHMKLILVEGPDAASFLNQAVPLDAGALKLGQSRYNYLLNDKAGILDDLIITRIGDTRFMVVANAGNADADIAELQKRQSGFNCAITPLDRVFLALQGPQAVNVMNDLGLPGTDLTFMHGLLTDNNWFITRSGYTGEDGFELAIPLDDAKAIAEKLINDPRVEWIGLAARDSLRLEAGLCLHGQDITPELNPIEAGITWAVTKAVREKADFIGAKAFLELLAQGPAKKRVGLAPQSRQPVRAGAELFDQDGTKIGIVTSGGFGPSFDAPVAMGYVPTQFATIGTEIYTDVRGKKIPVLVHALPFVPQNYFKG from the coding sequence ATGGGTGACATCGATAGCAATCTAAAAGAATTACCCCTTAAAGCCATGCATGAAGCAGCAGGTGCAAAATTTGGTGGCTTTGCCGGTTGGCATATGCCAATTACCTATCCGCTTGGGGTGATGAAAGAACATTTGCATACGCGATCAGCAGTTGGGCTTTTTGATATTTCACATATGAAGCTTATCTTGGTTGAAGGCCCGGACGCCGCCAGTTTTTTAAATCAAGCAGTACCACTTGATGCAGGCGCGCTTAAGCTTGGCCAGTCGCGCTATAATTATCTTTTAAATGATAAGGCTGGCATTCTTGATGATCTTATCATCACGCGCATTGGTGACACGCGCTTTATGGTGGTTGCCAATGCTGGTAACGCCGATGCAGATATTGCAGAATTGCAAAAACGTCAAAGTGGTTTTAATTGCGCAATTACGCCGCTTGATCGCGTATTCTTAGCATTGCAGGGACCGCAAGCAGTTAATGTTATGAATGATTTGGGCTTGCCTGGTACAGATCTTACTTTCATGCATGGTTTGTTAACCGATAATAATTGGTTCATTACCCGCTCTGGTTATACGGGTGAAGATGGTTTTGAACTTGCTATACCGCTTGACGACGCAAAGGCTATTGCTGAAAAACTGATTAATGATCCACGCGTTGAGTGGATTGGCCTTGCAGCACGCGATAGTTTACGCCTTGAGGCCGGTCTTTGCTTGCATGGACAAGATATTACCCCTGAGCTAAATCCAATTGAGGCCGGTATCACTTGGGCGGTTACCAAAGCTGTGCGCGAAAAGGCCGATTTTATCGGTGCTAAGGCATTTCTTGAGCTTCTTGCCCAAGGTCCTGCCAAAAAACGCGTTGGCCTTGCACCACAAAGCCGCCAACCAGTACGCGCTGGCGCCGAACTTTTTGACCAAGATGGGACAAAAATTGGCATTGTGACTTCTGGTGGCTTTGGCCCATCTTTTGATGCCCCCGTTGCAATGGGTTATGTACCAACGCAGTTTGCCACTATTGGCACAGAAATTTATACCGATGTTCGGGGTAAAAAAATCCCTGTCCTCGTTCATGCCCTTCCCTTTGTTCCGCAAAATTACTTTAAAGGATAA
- the aroB gene encoding 3-dehydroquinate synthase, with product MSTTVRVNLDERSYDILIGSNLLNSCGALIASRFKGVRTAIVTDSNVAKIHLKTVEESLKQAGIDNTSIIVDAGEKSKSFPVLERVVSDLLDARLERGDMVLALGGGVVGDLTGFAAGIVRRGMGFIQLPTSLLAQVDSSVGGKTGINTAHGKNLVGVFYQPELVLADTEALDTLSKREFRAGYAEVAKYGLINQPDFFEWLEKNWQGVFAGGSERVSAIARSCQSKADVVARDERESGERALLNLGHTFGHALETATHYDSGRLVHGEGVAIGMVLAHEFSAKLNLCAPEVALRVRAHLKEVGLPTDLGDVPGGLPDAESLMGFIAQDKKVERGALTFILTRGLGQSFVAKNIATSEVLAFLQEKLSKI from the coding sequence ATGAGCACCACCGTTAGAGTTAATTTGGATGAACGTAGCTACGATATTTTGATCGGCTCTAATCTTCTTAATTCTTGCGGTGCACTGATTGCATCACGCTTTAAAGGCGTAAGAACAGCCATTGTAACCGATAGTAATGTGGCAAAAATTCATCTAAAAACGGTAGAAGAAAGCTTAAAGCAGGCTGGCATTGACAATACATCAATCATTGTTGATGCGGGAGAAAAATCAAAATCCTTTCCTGTCTTGGAAAGAGTCGTAAGTGATCTTCTTGATGCAAGATTAGAGCGTGGTGATATGGTTTTAGCGCTTGGCGGCGGCGTTGTTGGTGATTTAACTGGTTTTGCCGCCGGCATCGTTCGCCGTGGTATGGGCTTTATCCAATTGCCAACTTCGCTTTTGGCGCAGGTTGATTCTTCAGTCGGTGGTAAAACTGGCATTAACACAGCACATGGAAAAAACTTGGTTGGCGTCTTTTATCAACCAGAACTCGTGCTTGCCGACACCGAGGCGCTTGACACATTAAGTAAGCGCGAGTTTCGTGCCGGCTATGCGGAAGTTGCTAAATATGGGCTCATTAACCAACCAGATTTTTTTGAATGGCTTGAAAAAAATTGGCAGGGCGTATTTGCAGGCGGCAGCGAACGGGTTAGTGCAATTGCCCGTTCATGCCAATCAAAGGCCGATGTTGTTGCCCGTGACGAACGCGAGTCGGGCGAGCGTGCCTTGCTTAATTTAGGCCATACATTTGGCCATGCCTTGGAAACGGCCACCCATTATGATAGTGGCCGCCTTGTTCACGGTGAAGGAGTGGCGATTGGCATGGTGCTTGCCCATGAGTTTTCAGCAAAATTAAATCTTTGTGCGCCCGAAGTGGCTTTACGCGTGCGTGCGCACTTAAAAGAGGTTGGCCTGCCGACAGATCTTGGTGACGTGCCAGGCGGCTTGCCAGATGCTGAAAGCTTAATGGGCTTTATCGCACAAGATAAAAAAGTTGAACGCGGTGCCTTAACATTTATCCTCACACGGGGGCTTGGCCAGTCTTTTGTGGCAAAAAATATCGCAACTTCTGAGGTTTTAGCCTTTTTACAAGAAAAACTTAGCAAAATTTAA
- a CDS encoding site-specific tyrosine recombinase XerD has product MVNKQSSRLIDRFLEMMSAERGAADNTLEAYNRDLEWADELLAKTNKQLSNAMESDIEKILQSMAVEGFSQSSQARRLSTLRQFYQFLYAENVRQDDPTAQIDAPSKAKTLPKIMSEAEVGLLLDFAESEANLSDLSDAERYRNYRLYVLIEMLYASGLRISELISLTLRAVEGNPQFILVKGKGAKERLVPLSNKARQAVETWLLIRKNKASDKSPFLFPAQSDSGYIARQVVARELKALASRAQIDAEKLSPHVLRHAFASHLLQNGADLRAVQQLLGHADISTTQIYTHVLEERLQKLVNSFHPLAENANKG; this is encoded by the coding sequence ATGGTAAATAAGCAATCTTCGCGGTTGATTGATCGCTTTTTAGAAATGATGAGTGCGGAGCGCGGCGCTGCTGACAATACGCTTGAAGCCTATAATCGTGATCTTGAATGGGCTGATGAATTGCTTGCTAAAACTAATAAACAATTATCCAATGCTATGGAAAGCGATATTGAAAAAATCTTGCAAAGCATGGCGGTGGAAGGTTTTAGCCAAAGCTCGCAAGCGCGTCGCCTCTCGACTTTGCGGCAATTTTATCAATTTCTTTATGCTGAAAATGTCCGGCAAGACGATCCTACCGCCCAAATTGATGCCCCAAGCAAAGCTAAAACTTTGCCGAAGATCATGAGTGAAGCAGAAGTTGGATTGTTACTTGATTTTGCAGAGAGTGAAGCAAATTTGAGTGATTTGAGCGATGCGGAGCGTTATCGTAACTATCGGTTATATGTTTTAATCGAGATGCTTTATGCAAGTGGGCTTCGCATATCAGAACTCATAAGCCTTACCTTGAGGGCAGTAGAGGGAAATCCGCAATTTATTCTTGTCAAAGGTAAAGGTGCAAAAGAACGACTTGTGCCGCTTTCCAATAAAGCTCGCCAAGCAGTCGAAACGTGGCTTTTAATAAGGAAAAATAAAGCCTCAGATAAAAGCCCTTTTCTATTTCCTGCGCAGTCAGATAGTGGCTACATTGCGCGGCAAGTGGTGGCGCGTGAGTTAAAAGCACTTGCTAGCCGCGCGCAAATTGATGCTGAAAAATTATCGCCTCATGTATTGCGCCATGCTTTTGCAAGCCATCTATTGCAAAATGGTGCAGATTTACGCGCCGTACAACAATTATTAGGTCATGCCGATATTTCGACTACGCAGATTTATACCCATGTGTTAGAAGAAAGGCTGCAAAAGCTGGTCAATAGCTTTCATCCCCTTGCTGAAAATGCTAATAAAGGGTAA
- a CDS encoding LysR family transcriptional regulator: protein MIDVKKIRYFSAVAQYGSISEAARHLFIVQPALSRQIAELEYSLGVSLFLRRQKGIELTAAGEQLLKDCTFVLQALDQATTNVKRIGNQQETLHIGSAPSYTWNPFFIELIKEFQEEHPGIKLILEPTLAIGQTERLQLGTLDAGFMAWRQKADTTKAAIPAMRCHLLIACSKDSPLNQMSRTSLKQLENEPCLFFPREMSPEFYDFTLTECRKAKFKPNIVEAATDFNSCLGLASSGLGYTIISSASRYNCPSNINLIKHKMFKGSYDLEFVYRIPVVKEALQQLIDFSRKKLQPIYQIKL, encoded by the coding sequence ATGATTGATGTGAAAAAAATTCGTTATTTTTCGGCGGTTGCCCAATATGGCAGCATTTCTGAAGCTGCGCGCCATCTTTTTATTGTGCAGCCAGCATTAAGCCGACAAATTGCCGAATTAGAATATTCTCTCGGCGTTAGCCTTTTTTTACGCCGGCAAAAAGGCATAGAATTAACTGCAGCAGGCGAGCAATTACTCAAAGACTGCACTTTTGTTTTACAAGCCCTTGACCAAGCAACAACCAATGTTAAGCGCATCGGCAATCAACAAGAAACCCTCCATATTGGCAGTGCACCCAGCTATACATGGAACCCATTTTTTATTGAGCTCATAAAAGAATTTCAGGAAGAACACCCGGGAATTAAGCTTATTTTAGAACCGACCCTTGCTATTGGCCAAACAGAACGGTTACAACTTGGAACTCTTGATGCTGGATTTATGGCCTGGCGGCAAAAGGCCGATACTACCAAAGCAGCAATACCAGCTATGCGCTGTCACCTACTTATTGCTTGCAGCAAAGACAGTCCTTTGAACCAAATGTCAAGAACCAGTTTAAAGCAGCTTGAAAATGAACCTTGCTTATTTTTTCCACGCGAGATGTCGCCAGAATTTTATGATTTTACTTTGACCGAATGTCGCAAAGCCAAGTTTAAACCCAATATAGTTGAAGCAGCTACTGATTTTAATTCGTGCCTTGGTCTTGCTTCAAGTGGACTTGGCTATACAATTATATCAAGTGCATCACGCTATAATTGCCCTTCAAACATCAATTTGATAAAGCATAAAATGTTTAAAGGTAGTTATGATTTAGAATTTGTATACCGCATCCCTGTAGTAAAAGAAGCATTACAACAACTCATTGATTTTTCAAGAAAAAAGTTGCAACCCATATACCAAATAAAACTATAA
- a CDS encoding IS1595 family transposase, whose protein sequence is MYVKHCKLTRNKQLELMKYFIAGSTARTAADLAGIHRNTAVRFFHKLRCSIAVKQQERAEQFAGEIELDESYFGGHSKGMRGRGAAGKVAVFVILKRGGQVYTQIILDAKTDTLMPIIRQKIVPDSIVYTDCWRGYNALDVSEFKHFRINHSILFANEKNHINGIENFWNQAKRHMRKFNGVPKEHFNLFLKECEWRFNIGTPKQLLDDLKIILKSQS, encoded by the coding sequence ATGTATGTAAAGCATTGTAAACTAACAAGAAATAAGCAGTTAGAGCTTATGAAATACTTCATTGCGGGTTCAACTGCTAGAACAGCTGCTGATTTGGCTGGTATTCATCGCAATACAGCTGTACGCTTTTTTCATAAATTGCGATGTTCAATTGCCGTAAAACAACAGGAACGTGCGGAACAATTTGCGGGTGAAATCGAATTAGATGAAAGTTATTTTGGAGGTCATAGCAAGGGCATGCGCGGTCGAGGAGCCGCAGGTAAAGTTGCTGTCTTTGTTATTCTTAAGCGAGGTGGTCAAGTTTATACACAAATCATCTTGGATGCTAAAACAGATACGCTTATGCCTATAATCCGCCAGAAAATCGTACCTGACAGCATTGTTTATACAGATTGTTGGCGAGGATATAATGCGCTTGATGTTTCAGAATTTAAACATTTCCGCATTAATCATTCAATCTTATTTGCGAATGAAAAGAACCATATTAATGGCATTGAAAATTTTTGGAACCAAGCCAAACGACATATGAGAAAGTTTAACGGAGTTCCAAAAGAGCATTTCAATCTTTTCTTGAAAGAATGTGAATGGCGCTTTAATATCGGTACACCTAAACAGTTGCTAGATGATCTTAAAATCATCCTTAAATCACAATCTTAG
- a CDS encoding LysE/ArgO family amino acid transporter, with amino-acid sequence MDAFFYGLANGLSFLVVIGAQNAFILKQGLKREHVFILCLTCALSDALLIAFGVTGFHIVLQSQPWIEPLMRWGGGLFLLWYGGKSALAAYRANGNMELGSTQKISLTSAVLTCLALTWLNPHVYLDTVVLLGTVSTQFAPHQYLFGLGAVMGSFLFFFCLGFGARFLRPIFNNSRSWQILDSIIALIMWAIAIKLLFF; translated from the coding sequence ATGGACGCATTTTTTTATGGCCTTGCAAATGGGCTTAGCTTTTTAGTGGTGATTGGTGCGCAAAATGCCTTTATTTTGAAGCAAGGGCTAAAGCGCGAGCATGTTTTTATTTTATGCTTAACCTGCGCCTTATCCGATGCTTTATTGATTGCCTTTGGTGTAACTGGCTTTCATATAGTTTTGCAAAGCCAACCTTGGATTGAACCTTTAATGCGGTGGGGTGGTGGTTTGTTTTTGCTGTGGTATGGCGGCAAAAGTGCGCTTGCCGCTTACCGCGCTAATGGAAATATGGAACTTGGCAGCACGCAAAAAATATCCCTTACAAGTGCTGTTTTAACCTGCCTTGCTTTAACATGGCTTAATCCGCATGTTTATCTTGATACCGTGGTTTTGCTTGGCACGGTCTCTACTCAATTTGCCCCTCATCAATATTTATTTGGGCTTGGTGCGGTGATGGGTTCATTTTTATTCTTTTTTTGTCTTGGGTTTGGCGCTCGTTTTTTAAGGCCAATTTTTAACAATTCTCGTTCATGGCAAATACTTGATAGCATTATTGCGCTTATCATGTGGGCTATCGCGATAAAGCTTTTATTTTTTTAA
- the gcvH gene encoding glycine cleavage system protein GcvH, whose amino-acid sequence MSTLYYTEDHEWMSVEGDIATVGITIHAQEQLGDLVFVELPDAGKTITKGDAIVVVESVKAASDVYAPVDGEVIEINEALSSDPSLVNQSAEDAGWLWRMKLSDKSQLDSLLDKAAYDALVG is encoded by the coding sequence ATGTCTACACTTTATTATACCGAAGATCACGAATGGATGAGCGTAGAAGGCGATATCGCTACTGTGGGCATTACCATCCATGCACAAGAGCAATTGGGTGATCTTGTTTTTGTTGAATTGCCAGATGCTGGAAAAACCATCACGAAAGGCGATGCGATTGTTGTGGTTGAATCAGTTAAAGCTGCATCAGACGTTTATGCGCCGGTTGATGGAGAAGTGATTGAAATCAATGAAGCTCTTTCCAGTGATCCATCGCTTGTCAATCAAAGTGCTGAAGATGCAGGCTGGTTATGGCGCATGAAACTCAGTGATAAAAGCCAACTTGATAGCCTGCTTGATAAAGCTGCCTATGACGCATTGGTCGGCTAG